One window from the genome of Mugil cephalus isolate CIBA_MC_2020 chromosome 23, CIBA_Mcephalus_1.1, whole genome shotgun sequence encodes:
- the ahr2 gene encoding aryl hydrocarbon receptor 2, translating into MLPNTALYAVKKRKKPVQKIPKPPPPDGAKSNPSKRHRDRLNGELDKLTSLLPFSEEVRARLDKLSVLRLSVGYLKVKSFFNATMKASKNNSSWTSERSILFGGNALTPSSSSSSSTSTSASAAASATPFSPSNHVVTSVDGVSFSEGDLLLQALNGFVLVVTAEGYVFYTSPTIQDFLGFHQSDVVHQSVFELIHTDDRALFRRQLHFSLNPNYDGSASPSEQNSADISTNVVNYDPQAIPPENSSFLERNFCCRFRCLLDNSSGFLALNFHGRLKFLHGQNRVSEDGTLVPPQLALFAIATPLQSPSILEIRTKTLIFQTKHKLDFTPMGIDTRGKVVLGYSEAELCMKGSGYHFIHAADMMYCAENHIRMIKTGDSGFTVFRLLTKNRTWVWVQANARLVFKGGKPDFIVARQRALTNEEGEEQLRLRRLQLPFNFTTGEALLYDTTPTVDVPDPCSAPKQRKVEGYSDDSVSRDSILGCMLSQDQSIYCEHNTFSSLNDVAFKDTHATVNVPVEPTPKPAIGGLMKTEATVQDMMETLQEILGDSDLVETLDVGPDELKSWETTLLKMNFNSSEFSDDLNDIINNDILMYVEEQLQKEGGLQLPDQLDAAPPCLSPLDLQAQDLDRGGEQNFSWSLEPQNQVIPNGGTMRLSHTGFNPQLNSSGLNGPSPVTFNPSLSDSCPQAQNQLRASQVSDPGTFSFRQIPNSHPNHFQTRAVNQPVPDQSSERQLNQVFNFQGNQWSPPVSNPNPADSFVETFAPNISNQKPGFPADPSSSSCLQGHFSLQRQSWSLEPQQQQQQQQLITPGHQQMSPCLNPIGGFQSRPSTFRTPMSAGAPVPVHQDVQHPPPSRSCMYRNAAPASAPLNGIHHNQARINNTPNPVPSKSACFYQTLPGGGSVPDDAALSCQLAAGLNSNGLLVQPQPYLTFSEQTQINNHPVVGNGGFSFSSLPNGNTCYSENK; encoded by the exons CCACCATGAAGGCCAGCAAGAACAACTCCAGCTGGACCAGCGAGCGCAGCATCCTGTTCGGAGGAAACGCTctgactccctcctcctcctcctcctcctccacctccacctccgcctccgccGCTGCCTCCGCGACCCCCTTCTCGCCCTCCAACCACGTGGTGACCTCCGTCGACGGTGTCAGCTTCTCCGAGGGCGACTTGCTGCTGCAG GCGCTCAACGGCTTCGTGTTGGTGGTGACGGCCGAGGGCTACGTCTTCTACACGTCCCCGACCATCCAGGACTTCCTTGGATTCCATCAG TCGGACGTCGTCCACCAGAGCGTCTTCGAGCTGATCCACACAGACGACCGAGCTCTTTTCAGGCGGCAGCTGCACTTCTCTCTCAACCCGAACTACGACGGCAGCGCCAGTCCAA GTGAGCAGAACAGCGCTGATATCAGCACCAACGTGGTGAACTACGACCCGCAGGCGATCCCTCCAGAAAACTCGTCCTTCCTGGAGAGAAACTTCTGCTGCCGTTTCCGCTGCCTGCTCGACAACTCCTCCGGCTTCCTG GCCCTGAACTTCCACGGCCGGCTGAAGTTCCTCCACGGTCAGAACCGGGTGTCGGAGGACGGGACTCTGGTGCCCCCACAGCTGGCTCTGTTCGCCATCGCCACGCCGCTACAGTCGCCGTCCATCCTGGAGATCCGCACCAAGACGCTCATCTTCCAGACCAAACACAAGCTGGACTTCACGCCCATGGGCATCGACACCAG GGGGAAGGTCGTCCTGGGTTACAGTGAAGCGGAGCTCTGCATGAAAGGCTCCGGCTACCACTTCATCCACGCTGCTGACATGATGTACTGTGCTGAAAACCACATCAGAA TGATAAAAACCGGTGACAGCGGATTCACCGTCTTCAGGCTGCTCACCAAAAACCGGACGTGGGTCTGGGTCCAGGCCAACGCCAGGCTGGTCTTCAAAGGAGGGAAGCCGGACTTCATCGTGGCGCGGCAGAGAGCTCTGAC AAAcgaagaaggagaagagcagcTTCGTCTCAGGCGTCTGCAGCTGCCGTTCAACTTCACCACCGGAGAGGCTCTGCTGTACGACACGACCCCGACCGTCGACGTCCCCGACCCGTGCTCCGCCCCCAAGCAGAGGAAGGTGGAGGGCTACTCGGACGACTCCGTCAGCCGCGACTCCATCCTGGGCTGCATGCTGAGCCAGGACCAGTCCATCTACTGTGAACACAACACCTTCAGCTCGCTCAACGACGTCGCCTTCAAGGACACGCACGCCACCGTCAACGTCCCCGTAGAGCCCACGCCCAAGCCGGCCATCGGAGGCCTGATGAAGACGGAGGCCACGGTCCAGGACATGATGGAGACCCTGCAGGAGATCCTGGGGGACAGCGACCTCGTCGAGACCCTGGACGTGGGGCCTGACGAGCTGAAGAGCTGGGAGACCACCCTCCTGAAGATGAACTTCAACAGCAGCGAGTTCAGCGACGACCTCAACGACATCATCAACAACGACATCCTGATGtacgtggaggagcagctgcagaaggAGGGCGGCCTCCAGCTGCCCGATCAGCTGGATGCCGCCCCCCCCTGCCTCTCGCCTTTGGACCTCCAGGCCCAGGATCTGGACCGAGGAGGGGAGCAGAACTTCAGCTGGTCCCTGGAGCCACAGAACCAGGTGATACCCAACGGAGGAACCATGAGACTGAGCCACACGGGCTTTAACCCTCAGTTAAACTCCTCCGGGTTGAACGGTCCCAGCCCGGTGACCTTTAACCCCTCCCTGTCAGACTCTTGTCCTCAAGCACAGAATCAGCTGAGAGCGTCTCAGGTCAGCGACCCGGGGACGTTCTCGTTCAGACAAATTCCAAACAGCCACCCGAACCATTTTCAGACGAGGGCGGTGAACCAGCCCGTCCCAGACCAAAGCTCAGAGAGACAATTAAATCAGGTGTTTAACTTCCAGGGCAACCAGTGGAGCCCCCCGGTGTCCAACCCCAACCCAGCGGACAGCTTTGTAGAGACATTCGCCCCAAATATTTCAAACCAGAAGCCGGGTTTTCCTGCCGATCCGAGCTCGTCCAGCTGCTTGCAGGGTCACTTCTCTCTGCAGAGACAGTCCTGGTCTCTGgagcctcagcagcagcagcagcagcagcagctcatcacCCCCGGCCACCAGCAGATGTCCCCCTGCCTCAACCCCATAGGAGGGTTTCAAAGCAGGCCGTCGACGTTCAGGACTCCCATGTCCGCCGGCGCTCCGGTCCCCGTCCATCAGGACGTCCAGCATCCGCCTCCTTCTAGAAGCTGCATGTACAGAAACGCAGCCCCGGCATCGGCGCCTCTCAACGGGATTCACCACAACCAGGCCAGAATAAACAACACCCCCAACCCCGTCCCCTCCAAGTCCGCCTGCTTCTACCAAACTCTGCCTGGAGGCGGTTCAGTACCTGACGACGCGGCGCTGTCCTGCCAACTGGCTGCCGGTCTGAACTCCAACGGGCTCCTGGTTCAACCGCAGCCGTATCTGACCTTCAGCGAACAGACGCAG ATCAACAACCATCCAGTGGTCGGAAACGGaggcttctccttctcctcgcTGCCCAACGGGAACACATGCTACTCAGAGAACAAATAG